The following proteins are encoded in a genomic region of Trueperaceae bacterium:
- a CDS encoding IMP dehydrogenase — protein MSKTAVQRDENNDSASAKIRGPALTFDDVLXIPSHSSTLPNKVDTKTRFSRSIELQTPLVSAAMDTVTETKMAIALARHGGIGVIHKRMTPDRQAEMVRNVKRSQSGMIVDPITLPSEATLAEAESLMKEHRISGVPVVGEEGRLVGILTNRDLRFEEDLSLPIADRMTKDKLITAPEGITLNEARKMLRLHRVEKLLIVDGEFRLKGLITIKDLKKRLEYPLASKDALGRLRVAAAVGVSADLEIRSSALVEAGVDALVLDSAHGHSQGILDALTYLKESYEIDIIAGNIATAEAAQDLINLDVDAVKVGIGPGSICTTRVVTGVGVPQLTAILDVGRIAAEHDVPVIADGGIKNTGDIPKAIAAGANTVMIGSLLAGTEASPGEMILRDGRRFKSYRGMGSMGAMGGGNSDRYFQEDSKKLVPEGIEGMVPYRGHVSEVIFQLLGGLRSAMGYCGTPTLSNLQQDGRFITVTQASLVESHPHDVTITKDAPNYAISRRG, from the coding sequence ATGTCAAAAACGGCCGTCCAAAGAGACGAAAACAATGATAGTGCAAGCGCTAAAATTCGTGGGCCTGCACTCACATTCGATGATGTTTTATTNATTCCCTCACACTCTTCAACCCTACCCAACAAAGTAGACACGAAAACCCGATTCTCCCGATCAATCGAACTGCAAACTCCTCTTGTTTCAGCCGCCATGGACACGGTGACCGAAACTAAAATGGCAATTGCTCTCGCTAGACATGGCGGCATTGGTGTGATCCACAAACGTATGACACCTGACCGACAAGCTGAAATGGTACGTAATGTAAAGCGCTCACAGTCTGGAATGATTGTTGACCCTATCACCCTTCCCAGCGAGGCGACCCTTGCTGAGGCCGAGTCGCTCATGAAAGAACATCGTATTTCGGGTGTACCAGTAGTAGGCGAAGAAGGTCGCCTGGTCGGCATTCTCACCAATCGCGACCTCCGCTTTGAGGAAGACTTATCGTTGCCCATTGCTGACCGAATGACTAAGGACAAACTTATTACTGCTCCTGAAGGTATTACTCTCAATGAAGCTCGAAAAATGCTAAGGCTTCACCGCGTAGAGAAATTATTGATAGTCGATGGTGAATTTCGCTTAAAGGGTCTGATTACTATAAAGGACCTGAAAAAACGTCTTGAGTACCCTCTTGCTTCTAAGGATGCCCTGGGTAGACTCCGAGTAGCTGCAGCTGTAGGCGTATCCGCAGACCTTGAAATTCGATCCTCGGCCTTGGTGGAAGCAGGAGTAGACGCTCTTGTTCTAGATAGCGCACACGGTCACTCGCAGGGGATACTAGACGCTTTAACATACCTAAAGGAATCCTACGAAATTGATATAATTGCGGGTAATATTGCTACTGCAGAAGCAGCGCAAGATCTAATCAACCTTGACGTGGACGCTGTTAAGGTTGGGATCGGCCCAGGTAGCATTTGTACCACTAGGGTGGTCACTGGGGTCGGGGTACCTCAGCTAACAGCGATTTTGGACGTAGGCAGAATTGCTGCTGAGCATGACGTGCCAGTTATAGCTGATGGAGGGATTAAAAACACTGGGGATATACCTAAAGCCATAGCTGCAGGCGCTAATACCGTTATGATCGGATCTCTTTTAGCAGGAACCGAGGCGTCACCTGGCGAAATGATACTTCGTGACGGTAGACGGTTTAAATCATATCGAGGCATGGGGAGTATGGGTGCTATGGGTGGCGGAAATTCGGACCGTTATTTCCAAGAGGACTCGAAGAAGCTGGTTCCTGAAGGCATCGAAGGAATGGTTCCGTACCGGGGTCACGTTTCGGAAGTTATTTTTCAGCTATTAGGGGGCCTTCGTTCAGCAATGGGTTATTGCGGCACACCTACCCTGAGCAATTTACAGCAAGATGGGCGTTTTATCACCGTAACTCAAGCAAGCTTGGTCGAATCTCACCCTCACGATGTAACTATTACTAAGGACGCTCCTAATTACGCTATCTCACGTCGGGGCTAG
- a CDS encoding acetyl-lysine deacetylase has product MIDPVQLLVGAVSIPSISGAEREVAEYFKGALSSAYDSCNIDDAGNLIAKVGYGPLRCYLLGHIDTVPGDISVNLNGGILTGRGAVDAKGPFCAAAAAVANLPENILDKITVTLIGAVEEEVSSSKGARYAVQSLPQPDLLVICEPSGWDAITMSYKGTLRARLTLEAPNEHTSAGTPSVGERLVDAWLQIRDWANGTASPGDRVFDRIQTHLEDISVQGDGLLVQATCGIRFRLPIHWTPEKVEASLGKLDLNGVTIVASGGERAYRAERDSVLARAFRVAIRSQGSRPRMVVKTGTADMNVVAPFWPVPMLAYGPGDSKLDHRPDEHISIDDYLRSLEVLQDVFRYLAEMHKKEKP; this is encoded by the coding sequence ATGATCGATCCTGTACAGCTTCTTGTCGGAGCTGTTTCGATACCAAGTATTTCTGGAGCCGAAAGAGAGGTCGCTGAATACTTCAAAGGTGCTCTCTCATCAGCCTATGATTCGTGCAATATAGATGATGCGGGTAACTTGATAGCCAAAGTTGGATACGGTCCCTTAAGGTGCTACCTCCTTGGGCACATTGATACTGTCCCCGGAGATATCTCGGTGAATCTGAATGGCGGGATTTTAACAGGCAGAGGGGCTGTTGATGCAAAGGGTCCATTCTGTGCAGCTGCAGCTGCCGTGGCTAACCTTCCAGAAAATATTCTGGATAAGATTACAGTTACCCTTATCGGAGCAGTCGAGGAAGAAGTTTCTTCAAGTAAAGGTGCCCGGTACGCTGTCCAGTCTTTGCCTCAGCCAGACCTCCTTGTGATCTGTGAACCCAGCGGCTGGGATGCTATTACGATGAGCTATAAAGGAACTCTTCGAGCCAGATTAACTTTGGAGGCCCCGAATGAACACACTTCAGCAGGAACTCCTTCTGTTGGAGAGAGACTCGTAGATGCTTGGCTTCAGATTAGAGACTGGGCGAATGGGACTGCCTCTCCTGGTGATCGCGTTTTTGATCGCATCCAGACGCATCTAGAAGATATTTCGGTACAGGGTGATGGTTTACTTGTCCAAGCTACATGTGGGATACGCTTTCGGCTTCCAATACATTGGACGCCCGAGAAAGTCGAAGCGTCTTTAGGAAAATTAGACCTTAATGGAGTAACGATTGTTGCCTCCGGGGGCGAGAGGGCCTATAGAGCTGAAAGAGATTCTGTACTGGCAAGGGCTTTCAGGGTTGCGATTAGATCTCAGGGTTCTCGACCTAGGATGGTGGTTAAGACTGGTACTGCAGATATGAATGTTGTCGCACCCTTCTGGCCTGTTCCGATGCTGGCGTATGGTCCTGGTGATTCCAAACTGGATCATCGACCAGATGAGCACATCAGTATTGACGATTACTTACGCTCGCTTGAAGTTCTTCAGGATGTATTCCGCTACCTTGCTGAAATGCACAAAAAAGAAAAGCCCTAA
- a CDS encoding acetylornithine aminotransferase, with protein MDIERRHGSGLWNVDIAIVRGEGSRIWDSDGRSYIDCMAGIAVASLGYGHPRLLQAISEQAERLMVCTQNLGNDTRAAFLEKLFAIVGPSLSRAFLCNSGSEANEGALKWARVATGRSKFVATKRGFSGRTLGVLGLTWEKAYREPFGPLGYEAEFVPYNDIEALGEAITEDVAAVVLEPIQGEGGIHPADNDYLQEAQRLCREHGTLLVADEIQCGVGRSGSFLALEPSGIQPDIVTLAKGLGGGFPIGAVLMTDEVAKTMPVGGHGGTFGGNPLACSAALAVLNEIVESDLLDHVRRVGQQLSEGLRSINSDKIRTVRGRGLMIGLQLKIKVAEVISKLREHGVFAMNAGSTVIRFVPPLTITEAEVDQVIEAVTAVLSE; from the coding sequence ATGGACATAGAACGTCGTCATGGGTCTGGTCTGTGGAACGTAGATATTGCGATAGTTCGTGGAGAAGGAAGTAGAATTTGGGATTCTGACGGTCGGTCTTATATTGACTGTATGGCCGGTATTGCCGTCGCTAGTTTGGGGTACGGTCATCCGCGGCTTTTGCAGGCAATAAGTGAGCAGGCTGAGCGGCTAATGGTTTGCACACAGAATCTTGGGAACGATACTCGTGCAGCTTTCCTGGAAAAACTTTTTGCAATTGTGGGACCATCACTTTCCAGAGCTTTCCTTTGTAACTCAGGTTCTGAGGCAAATGAGGGCGCCCTCAAATGGGCTCGAGTTGCCACGGGCAGGTCTAAGTTTGTGGCTACGAAGCGGGGGTTTTCGGGTAGAACTTTGGGAGTTCTGGGACTTACTTGGGAGAAGGCTTATCGGGAGCCATTTGGTCCCTTAGGGTACGAGGCTGAGTTTGTTCCCTATAATGACATTGAGGCGTTGGGGGAAGCTATTACTGAGGACGTAGCAGCTGTAGTGCTAGAACCGATCCAAGGGGAAGGTGGAATCCATCCTGCAGATAACGATTACTTGCAGGAAGCTCAACGGCTGTGCCGAGAACACGGGACTCTTCTGGTAGCCGATGAAATCCAATGTGGGGTTGGTAGGTCTGGATCTTTTTTAGCCCTCGAACCGAGTGGTATCCAACCAGATATTGTTACCCTAGCCAAGGGTCTCGGGGGTGGTTTCCCCATAGGCGCTGTACTTATGACAGACGAGGTTGCAAAGACCATGCCTGTTGGTGGCCATGGTGGTACTTTTGGCGGAAACCCCCTTGCATGTTCAGCGGCTTTGGCTGTTCTTAACGAGATAGTTGAATCTGATCTTTTAGATCACGTGAGAAGGGTCGGACAACAATTAAGCGAGGGTCTTAGGTCAATAAACTCAGACAAAATCCGTACTGTCAGGGGTAGGGGATTAATGATAGGCCTGCAGTTGAAGATCAAGGTAGCCGAGGTAATTAGTAAACTTCGGGAACATGGTGTCTTTGCGATGAATGCCGGATCTACCGTAATCCGATTTGTACCGCCACTCACGATTACTGAGGCAGAAGTTGATCAAGTTATAGAGGCGGTGACGGCGGTTCTTTCGGAATGA
- a CDS encoding N-acetyl-gamma-glutamyl-phosphate reductase — MSRIPMSIVGASGYAGGEMLRLALSHPKFEVRQVTSERNAGVPVALVHPNLRGATRLRFQNMEALESSDVIVAXLPHGTLSDHYDSLAEKAGILVDLSADFRVPAGLYESYYGRTHPRPELLSTFVSAIPEMYRNELAGASRISGAGCIATAAILALFPLVGSGLMRSSDVVIEAKIGSSASGNRATISGHHPERMGVVRTYAATGHRHEAEITHVLAPSENMAFHLTATAVERVRGILVTAHLFAQDGVSESDLDEAFRKTYSDEPFVRYVRVKRGIHRVPDPKILDGTNFCDVGFQYDSNTGRVVIMSAIDNLVKGTAGHALQALNISSGWDERLGLGFQGLHP; from the coding sequence ATGAGCCGCATCCCGATGTCGATCGTAGGAGCTTCTGGGTATGCCGGTGGTGAAATGCTTCGCTTGGCACTTTCGCACCCTAAATTTGAAGTGCGCCAAGTAACTAGTGAGAGGAATGCTGGTGTGCCTGTAGCTCTCGTCCACCCTAATCTTCGGGGTGCTACGCGACTTCGGTTTCAAAATATGGAAGCGCTAGAGAGCTCCGATGTAATAGTGGCANCCCTCCCCCATGGCACCTTAAGCGATCACTATGATTCTTTAGCCGAAAAGGCAGGAATCCTAGTTGATTTGTCAGCTGACTTTCGAGTACCAGCGGGACTTTACGAAAGTTATTACGGGCGTACTCACCCACGTCCTGAACTCCTTTCAACCTTTGTGTCGGCAATACCAGAGATGTATCGTAATGAGTTAGCTGGAGCTTCTAGAATTAGCGGCGCNGGTTGTATTGCTACGGCTGCNATTCTTGCCCTGTTTCCGCTTGTGGGATCGGGGTTAATGAGGTCGAGCGATGTTGTTATCGAGGCGAAAATCGGTTCTAGTGCATCTGGGAATCGGGCCACAATATCTGGTCATCATCCAGAACGAATGGGTGTCGTCCGTACTTACGCCGCAACTGGCCATAGGCATGAGGCAGAAATAACTCACGTGCTTGCTCCTAGTGAGAATATGGCGTTTCATCTAACAGCTACAGCAGTTGAGAGGGTCCGCGGAATCCTTGTCACTGCTCACCTTTTTGCGCAGGATGGTGTGAGTGAGAGTGACTTGGATGAAGCGTTTCGGAAAACTTATTCTGATGAGCCATTTGTGCGATATGTCCGAGTTAAGCGGGGTATACATCGAGTTCCTGATCCAAAGATTCTTGATGGGACTAATTTTTGTGATGTAGGTTTTCAATATGATTCTAATACTGGCAGAGTGGTAATTATGAGTGCGATCGATAATCTAGTTAAAGGGACAGCAGGTCATGCTCTTCAAGCGTTAAACATTTCAAGTGGTTGGGACGAAAGGTTAGGTCTGGGATTCCAAGGACTGCACCCATGA
- the ruvC gene encoding crossover junction endodeoxyribonuclease RuvC, translating into MAMARTPRIVVGLDPGLANVGLGAVSQSGKQPSLVDSTLIRTTSKTPIGKRLETIYRGTYAFLADSKPEALALESQFFHQQRQVSLKVGQAIGVCLLAAEQLNIEVFEYGPMQVKQTLVGTGRADKSQVIFMVRALLGLTTNPQSNHVADALGLALTHLSTLQLDKIRT; encoded by the coding sequence ATGGCTATGGCCCGGACACCCCGCATTGTTGTCGGATTAGACCCGGGCCTCGCCAATGTTGGTTTAGGGGCAGTATCGCAATCTGGGAAACAGCCTTCCCTAGTCGATTCAACACTAATTCGTACCACGTCCAAAACACCAATTGGAAAGCGCTTAGAAACTATTTACCGCGGCACCTACGCCTTCCTTGCAGACTCAAAACCCGAAGCCCTCGCTCTAGAAAGCCAATTTTTCCACCAACAACGTCAAGTTTCACTAAAAGTCGGCCAAGCCATAGGAGTCTGCCTCCTAGCGGCTGAACAACTAAACATCGAAGTCTTTGAATATGGCCCAATGCAAGTGAAACAAACTCTTGTAGGAACGGGTCGTGCTGACAAGTCCCAAGTAATATTTATGGTACGAGCTCTACTGGGATTAACTACTAACCCTCAAAGTAATCATGTTGCAGACGCTCTCGGGTTAGCTCTCACTCACCTCAGTACCCTTCAATTAGACAAAATTCGAACTTAG
- the lysX gene encoding lysine biosynthesis protein LysX yields the protein MSTRSQIAVFYDRLRPEERMLFEAFNRLGVPFTKVYAXQQAVIFDALDQLAEGSGVVLQRCVSQVRGLSLTRALESAGVNVVNSSRVVEVCGDKMATNSVFAEHNIPTPRTAVAFSAETAIECCDSLGYPVVMKPTVGSWGRLVSKLSDRDAVEAVVEHREVLGGPQHKVYYFQEFVEKPGRDIRVFVVGDKVVGAIYRASNHWITNTARGAEATNCPVTNEISELSLMAAKAVGGGILAVDLVESNRGLLLIEINHTMEFRNSVSTTGVDIPGAVVTFLESTLEGR from the coding sequence ATGAGTACCCGGTCCCAAATAGCTGTCTTTTATGACAGGTTGAGGCCGGAAGAACGGATGCTTTTCGAGGCCTTTAACCGTCTTGGAGTTCCTTTTACTAAGGTTTATGCTCNTCAGCAAGCTGTTATATTTGATGCTTTAGATCAGCTTGCTGAAGGTTCGGGTGTTGTATTGCAACGTTGTGTATCGCAGGTTAGAGGGCTGAGTCTTACAAGAGCCCTTGAATCTGCCGGGGTCAATGTAGTTAATTCCTCGCGTGTTGTAGAGGTATGTGGTGACAAGATGGCAACTAATTCTGTCTTTGCCGAACATAATATTCCCACACCTCGGACAGCGGTCGCCTTTAGTGCTGAGACTGCGATTGAGTGCTGTGATAGCTTGGGTTATCCAGTCGTGATGAAACCAACTGTAGGTTCGTGGGGGCGGTTGGTGTCTAAACTTTCTGATCGTGACGCCGTCGAAGCTGTAGTTGAACATCGTGAAGTATTAGGGGGCCCACAGCATAAGGTTTACTACTTTCAGGAATTTGTTGAGAAGCCAGGCCGTGATATTCGGGTGTTTGTTGTAGGGGATAAGGTAGTCGGTGCAATATATCGGGCTTCAAATCACTGGATTACAAACACTGCTCGAGGTGCAGAGGCTACTAATTGTCCAGTCACCAACGAGATATCAGAACTCTCGTTAATGGCTGCTAAGGCGGTTGGTGGAGGCATTTTAGCTGTTGATTTAGTCGAATCTAATCGAGGGCTTCTTCTGATTGAAATCAACCACACGATGGAGTTTCGTAACTCGGTATCAACCACCGGCGTAGACATTCCGGGGGCTGTTGTAACATTCCTGGAATCAACCTTGGAGGGCAGATGA
- the lysW gene encoding lysine biosynthesis protein LysW, translating into METIETPYGPVEIDLASVELGELVVTDEGEELEVVNLEPLRFELAPKEDEDWGE; encoded by the coding sequence ATGGAAACAATCGAAACCCCTTATGGACCTGTTGAGATTGATTTGGCCTCTGTAGAACTTGGGGAGCTCGTAGTGACAGACGAAGGTGAGGAGCTTGAAGTTGTGAATCTCGAGCCTTTACGTTTCGAGCTTGCCCCCAAAGAGGATGAGGACTGGGGGGAATAA
- a CDS encoding 4a-hydroxytetrahydrobiopterin dehydratase: protein MAKRLGDLEIKRQLESLPGWVETEGKLKKEYSFKNFVDAFTFMGRVAFLAEAINHHPDWSNAYNRVLINLTTHDVGGITGLDVEFAKSLEDIFSKH, encoded by the coding sequence ATGGCTAAACGTCTAGGAGATTTAGAAATCAAGAGGCAGTTGGAAAGCTTGCCAGGATGGGTGGAGACTGAAGGAAAGCTTAAGAAGGAGTACTCGTTCAAAAACTTCGTCGATGCCTTCACCTTCATGGGTAGGGTGGCTTTCCTAGCAGAGGCCATTAATCACCACCCTGATTGGTCTAACGCATACAACCGGGTTTTGATTAATCTTACAACTCACGATGTTGGTGGAATTACCGGACTGGATGTGGAATTCGCTAAAAGCCTTGAAGATATTTTTTCAAAACACTGA
- the argB gene encoding acetylglutamate kinase, with product MIVVKVGGSDGIDRSEVCRDITSIWEEEQRIVLVHGANAETSRIANSLGHPPKFVTSPSGMTSRFTDRRTLEIFEMVYYGLANKGWVEELQKLDVPAVGLSGIDGRIFEGRRKAHVRSVEDGKVKIIRGDHTGTVDKVNRDLLTLLLQAGYLPVLTPPGASYDGEAINVDGDRAAAMVASELEASVLLILSNVPGLLSRFPDENSLISEIAVEDIDESMQFAKGRMKKKVLGVAEAIRGGVPRVVLGDARKDHPVSRALAGEGTVIELRSKSGRSQQ from the coding sequence GTGATTGTCGTTAAGGTTGGAGGAAGCGACGGGATTGACCGCAGCGAAGTCTGTCGTGATATCACCTCGATTTGGGAAGAGGAGCAAAGGATAGTTCTGGTTCATGGCGCGAATGCAGAAACCAGCCGAATTGCAAACTCCCTAGGTCACCCACCAAAATTTGTGACCAGTCCCAGTGGCATGACGAGTAGGTTCACCGATAGGCGAACACTTGAAATTTTTGAGATGGTGTACTATGGACTCGCTAATAAGGGCTGGGTAGAAGAATTACAGAAACTTGATGTGCCCGCTGTGGGTCTTTCTGGGATCGATGGAAGAATTTTTGAAGGCCGCCGAAAGGCTCACGTCCGGAGCGTTGAAGATGGGAAAGTCAAAATTATTCGTGGTGACCATACAGGTACAGTTGATAAGGTGAATCGAGATTTACTCACTCTTTTGTTGCAAGCGGGGTACCTTCCAGTTTTAACGCCACCAGGAGCAAGTTACGATGGTGAGGCTATTAATGTTGATGGGGATCGGGCGGCTGCTATGGTGGCATCTGAACTTGAGGCATCGGTGTTACTCATTCTCTCTAATGTACCAGGGCTTCTCTCTCGGTTTCCTGATGAAAATAGTCTCATATCAGAGATTGCGGTAGAAGATATTGACGAGTCGATGCAGTTTGCAAAAGGAAGGATGAAGAAGAAAGTGCTCGGTGTAGCAGAGGCGATCCGGGGTGGGGTTCCTAGGGTTGTGCTTGGCGACGCGCGGAAGGATCACCCGGTGTCGCGGGCTCTTGCCGGGGAAGGTACTGTGATCGAGTTAAGGAGTAAAAGTGGCAGATCTCAACAGTAA